In one window of Armatimonadota bacterium DNA:
- a CDS encoding methyltransferase domain-containing protein, with the protein MQHAPASHPYREFEYAGWEQAAEAYADTFERATRLYAQVLLDAVDLRTGEALLDNACGTGFVAAHAVQRGAVAVGADFSPAMLEQARKLHPTIHFDHADAEALPYDAESFDAVVVHFGLHHFPFPERALSEVHRVLRPGGRVACTVWATPDKHAQHAVAIEAVRGAGNLGAALPTPPHGGLNTLEGCLTLMRGAGLVAEESQCGLIERRLDLPTVAALTHLIESGTVRLATLLRSQPLESRAAIMRALGEAASKFAVSSGLSLPVVAVLAVGRKSEGSDDALYLPSDRPDRL; encoded by the coding sequence ATGCAACACGCCCCCGCGTCCCACCCGTACCGAGAGTTCGAATATGCCGGCTGGGAGCAAGCAGCCGAGGCGTACGCGGACACCTTCGAGCGAGCAACTCGGCTCTACGCCCAAGTCCTCCTCGACGCGGTGGATTTGCGAACAGGTGAGGCCCTCCTTGACAACGCGTGCGGAACAGGATTCGTCGCGGCGCACGCGGTCCAGAGAGGCGCTGTCGCGGTCGGCGCGGACTTCTCGCCTGCGATGCTCGAACAGGCCAGGAAGCTGCATCCGACGATCCACTTTGACCACGCTGATGCCGAGGCGCTGCCATACGACGCCGAGTCATTTGACGCTGTCGTTGTGCACTTTGGCCTGCACCACTTCCCTTTTCCAGAGCGCGCGCTGTCGGAAGTTCACCGCGTCCTCCGCCCGGGTGGCCGCGTTGCCTGTACGGTTTGGGCGACTCCGGACAAGCACGCACAGCATGCAGTTGCCATCGAGGCGGTCCGTGGAGCTGGGAATCTCGGCGCGGCTTTGCCGACCCCGCCGCACGGGGGGCTGAATACCTTGGAGGGTTGCCTGACGCTCATGCGCGGCGCCGGCTTGGTTGCTGAGGAGAGCCAGTGTGGCCTCATCGAGCGCAGACTCGACCTACCGACGGTGGCGGCTCTTACGCACCTGATCGAGAGCGGGACGGTCCGCCTAGCCACCCTGCTCCGGTCGCAACCGCTAGAGAGTCGGGCCGCGATCATGCGTGCCCTCGGGGAAGCGGCGTCAAAGTTCGCGGTTTCCTCGGGCCTCAGCTTGCCGGTGGTCGCCGTACTGGCCGTCGGCCGCAAGTCCGAGGGCTCAGATGACGCCTTGTATCTTCCGTCTGACCGTCCCGATCGTCTTTAG
- a CDS encoding ABC transporter substrate-binding protein, whose protein sequence is MMNRRTVIASFAGGLIVRPAARAQPTSRVYRIAILALNAQGDDRDVTAFRERLAQLGYAEGRNVRIEVKSANRQAERLPELAAEIVRSEPDVIVTITTPAALAAKNATSTIPIVMAGSANPVGMGLVASMARPGGNVTGVTNSPGPEFVVKQLQLLKEAAPRISRVAILKSNHPIEDRSFAAMQEAGHALGLTPIAVIIDSPTQPDVAALLTAAHPDALYVFPQAVNDAHAGTISGFAAKNRLPTMYGDGRDVEQGGLMSYWVNWLELRRHAAVYVDKILRGARPADLPVEDPTRFELIINLKTAKALGLTIPP, encoded by the coding sequence ATGATGAATCGTCGAACCGTCATCGCGAGCTTCGCGGGTGGCTTGATCGTTCGGCCGGCTGCCCGCGCGCAGCCGACCAGCCGGGTTTACCGGATCGCAATCCTCGCGCTCAACGCGCAGGGCGACGACAGAGACGTCACGGCATTTCGCGAGCGGCTGGCCCAGCTCGGCTATGCAGAAGGCCGGAATGTGCGCATCGAGGTCAAATCCGCGAACCGGCAGGCAGAGCGACTACCGGAGCTGGCGGCCGAGATTGTGCGATCCGAGCCCGATGTGATCGTGACGATCACAACACCGGCCGCGCTCGCCGCCAAGAACGCAACATCGACAATCCCGATCGTGATGGCAGGCAGCGCGAATCCCGTTGGCATGGGACTCGTGGCGAGCATGGCGCGCCCTGGAGGCAATGTGACGGGCGTCACCAACAGTCCCGGACCGGAGTTTGTCGTGAAGCAGCTCCAGCTGCTGAAGGAGGCGGCGCCGAGGATTTCCCGTGTCGCGATCCTGAAGAGCAACCACCCGATCGAAGACCGCAGCTTCGCCGCGATGCAGGAGGCGGGACACGCGCTCGGCCTCACACCGATTGCGGTCATCATCGACAGTCCGACGCAGCCCGACGTCGCGGCACTTCTCACGGCCGCGCACCCCGATGCGCTCTATGTCTTTCCTCAAGCCGTCAACGACGCTCACGCCGGGACGATTTCAGGTTTCGCCGCGAAGAACCGCTTGCCGACGATGTACGGCGATGGGCGCGACGTTGAGCAGGGTGGTCTCATGTCCTATTGGGTGAATTGGCTCGAGCTCCGCAGGCACGCCGCGGTTTACGTCGACAAGATCCTGAGAGGTGCCAGGCCGGCCGACCTTCCGGTCGAGGACCCGACGCGATTCGAGCTCATCATCAATCTCAAGACCGCCAAAGCGCTCGGCCTGACGATTCCTCC
- a CDS encoding Glu/Leu/Phe/Val dehydrogenase — MSSQPPGVSLTPLQDIIHSREPLTRSIALMERACRTLELPPAIVANLITPQEIRVFRLPCKILGKVVNSWGVLALHNNARGPFKGGIRISGDVGLWETVELARLMTLKTAVTDTEFGGGKTGIRVNMEHMYRLFGRRAPDPEFEKIISLEIVESYAQAMRDVFASHAYVPAPDMGTGPDEMAFIFNETLDPASVTGKPEGTHGWLPGRKEATGYGVAYIARRVLQEMLGVDPAGATAAIQGFGNVGGHTARYLAEAGVKVVGITDARGGVYEPGGLDVARLLEHARENGTVSGLAGTQPLTNEQLWGLEADLLIPAAIGNAITAESADAIRARAIVEGANMPTTVEAMDVLGERGIAVVPDILANAGGVVASMEEYSRSLSAMKVTREEVFATVEQSLGAAFDACRERSRETGAGLTETAVAIAVARVYGAMQQRRMT; from the coding sequence GTGAGTTCACAGCCGCCCGGCGTGAGCCTGACACCGCTGCAGGACATCATCCACAGCCGCGAGCCGCTGACGCGCAGCATCGCGCTCATGGAGCGCGCGTGCCGGACCCTCGAACTGCCGCCAGCGATCGTCGCGAACCTCATCACCCCGCAGGAGATTCGCGTGTTCCGCCTGCCCTGCAAGATACTGGGCAAGGTGGTCAACTCTTGGGGCGTGCTCGCCCTGCACAACAATGCGCGCGGGCCGTTCAAGGGCGGCATCCGCATCAGCGGCGATGTCGGCCTATGGGAGACCGTGGAACTGGCCCGCCTGATGACGCTCAAGACGGCCGTCACGGACACCGAGTTCGGCGGCGGCAAGACCGGCATCCGCGTCAACATGGAGCACATGTATCGCCTCTTCGGCCGGCGCGCGCCCGACCCGGAGTTCGAGAAGATCATCAGCCTCGAAATCGTCGAGTCCTACGCGCAGGCGATGCGTGACGTTTTCGCGTCCCACGCCTACGTACCCGCTCCCGATATGGGCACCGGGCCGGATGAGATGGCGTTCATCTTCAACGAAACGCTCGACCCGGCCTCGGTGACGGGCAAGCCCGAAGGCACCCACGGCTGGCTGCCCGGACGCAAGGAGGCGACGGGGTATGGCGTGGCGTACATCGCGCGGCGCGTGCTGCAGGAAATGCTCGGCGTGGATCCTGCCGGGGCGACGGCGGCGATCCAGGGCTTCGGCAATGTCGGGGGCCATACTGCGCGATACCTCGCGGAGGCAGGCGTCAAGGTGGTCGGAATCACCGACGCGCGCGGCGGGGTGTATGAGCCGGGCGGCCTCGACGTGGCGAGACTCCTGGAGCACGCGCGGGAGAACGGCACGGTGAGCGGCCTCGCGGGGACGCAGCCTTTGACCAACGAGCAGTTGTGGGGGCTGGAGGCGGATCTCCTCATCCCGGCCGCTATCGGCAACGCGATCACTGCCGAGAGCGCCGACGCCATCCGCGCGCGGGCCATCGTTGAGGGCGCCAACATGCCGACGACGGTGGAGGCGATGGACGTGCTGGGCGAGCGCGGCATTGCGGTGGTGCCGGATATCCTGGCAAATGCGGGCGGGGTCGTGGCCTCGATGGAGGAATACTCGCGTTCCCTGAGCGCGATGAAGGTGACGCGCGAGGAAGTGTTCGCGACGGTCGAGCAGAGCCTGGGCGCGGCGTTCGACGCGTGCCGGGAGCGCAGCCGGGAGACCGGCGCGGGCCTGACGGAAACTGCGGTTGCGATCGCGGTCGCGCGAGTGTACGGCGCGATGCAGCAGCGGCGCATGACGTGA
- a CDS encoding bifunctional 4-hydroxy-2-oxoglutarate aldolase/2-dehydro-3-deoxy-phosphogluconate aldolase: MADRLAFIRQHKLFGVIRTDSMEMALMAARAAHRGGVRLIEVTFSVPEAAQVISLLREELSDSLVGAGTVLEVEQAQAAARAGAQFIFAPDTNPEVVRAACEHNVLACPGAATPTEITGALRLGAEMVKVFPAGLLGGPAYLKALRDVLPQARLVPTGGVDAANAAEYLAAGAFAVGMGGTLFSREAMAAGDMDAVERAARECVAGTGGG; encoded by the coding sequence TTGGCCGACCGACTGGCGTTTATCAGGCAGCATAAGCTCTTCGGGGTGATCCGCACGGACTCGATGGAGATGGCGCTGATGGCCGCGCGGGCGGCGCATCGCGGCGGCGTGCGGCTGATCGAGGTCACGTTCTCCGTGCCCGAGGCAGCTCAGGTCATATCGCTGTTGCGCGAGGAACTCAGCGACTCGCTCGTCGGCGCGGGCACCGTGCTCGAGGTCGAGCAGGCGCAGGCGGCGGCACGAGCGGGCGCGCAGTTCATCTTCGCTCCGGACACGAATCCCGAGGTCGTGCGCGCCGCGTGTGAGCACAACGTTCTCGCCTGCCCGGGCGCCGCGACGCCGACGGAGATAACCGGCGCCCTGCGCCTGGGCGCGGAGATGGTGAAGGTCTTCCCGGCGGGACTGCTCGGGGGACCGGCGTATCTCAAGGCGCTGCGCGACGTGCTGCCGCAAGCGCGGCTGGTGCCGACCGGGGGCGTGGACGCAGCGAACGCGGCGGAGTACCTGGCAGCCGGGGCGTTCGCGGTGGGCATGGGCGGGACGCTGTTCTCGCGCGAGGCCATGGCGGCCGGAGACATGGATGCGGTCGAGCGCGCCGCGCGGGAGTGCGTGGCCGGTACAGGCGGCGGATGA
- a CDS encoding M48 family metalloprotease has product MKRRWLLLVMAVLIAAQVTGCKEVVQIDEEHEVQIGRDAAQKLETQEGVWSNAAQTTRVRNIGTAIARNTPRPNLPWSFKILDDKQINAMALPGGYVYATRGLIESGIDDQKLAGVLGHEIAHVTQRHAVKIMEKALTGEMLVAIVTHDSSGEIQKAADIALELIVRRGYREEEYDADRVGTRWAHTSGYSADGMLGFLRDIKELEGRDPSQLETWISTHPPTSKRIARLEEFIPTLTGG; this is encoded by the coding sequence ATGAAACGTCGGTGGCTGTTGTTGGTAATGGCGGTCCTAATCGCAGCGCAAGTGACGGGCTGCAAAGAGGTCGTGCAGATTGACGAGGAGCACGAGGTCCAGATCGGCCGGGACGCGGCGCAGAAACTCGAGACCCAGGAAGGCGTGTGGAGCAACGCCGCGCAGACCACGCGCGTCCGCAATATCGGCACGGCCATCGCGCGCAATACGCCGCGGCCGAACCTGCCGTGGTCGTTCAAGATCCTCGACGATAAGCAGATCAATGCGATGGCGCTGCCCGGCGGCTACGTCTACGCCACGCGCGGGCTGATCGAGTCGGGCATAGACGATCAGAAGCTCGCCGGGGTGCTCGGCCATGAGATCGCCCACGTGACGCAGCGGCACGCCGTCAAGATTATGGAGAAGGCGCTGACCGGTGAGATGCTCGTGGCGATTGTCACTCACGACAGCAGCGGGGAAATCCAAAAGGCGGCAGATATCGCGCTGGAGCTTATCGTGAGGCGGGGCTACCGAGAAGAGGAGTACGACGCCGACCGCGTCGGCACGAGGTGGGCCCACACCAGTGGCTACAGTGCCGACGGCATGCTCGGCTTCCTTCGGGATATCAAGGAGTTGGAGGGGCGCGATCCGTCGCAGTTGGAGACGTGGATCAGCACCCACCCGCCGACTTCAAAGCGCATCGCGCGGCTGGAGGAATTCATCCCGACGCTGACGGGCGGGTAG
- a CDS encoding sugar kinase, whose protein sequence is MLDIISIGECMVEFFCDGPMGRARSFQRAFGGDTLNLLVAAARLGCRCGYITRVGDDPFGPGLLEGWRAEKLDLAHAPLAPGFNGIYFISVLEGGEREFTYYRAGSAASHLGPDDVDPDYIATAKIVHASGITQALSPSCRAAVKRAFEVAKQAGIMTSFDPNLRLKLWTLEQAREALAEVLPLVDVILPAAPQETGELIGIEDPEQAAKHFHDNGVATVVIKMGRRGCLVSDGDTMRRIPAHRSPLVVDTTGAGDAFNGGFLAGLCMGHDAMSGAGVGAAMAGLKVRGRGAVASLPRRAELRKHVPWLGEV, encoded by the coding sequence ATGCTCGACATCATCTCCATCGGCGAGTGCATGGTCGAGTTCTTCTGCGACGGGCCCATGGGGCGGGCGCGTTCCTTTCAGCGCGCCTTCGGGGGCGACACGTTGAACCTGCTCGTTGCGGCCGCTCGACTCGGTTGCCGGTGTGGCTACATCACCCGCGTCGGCGATGACCCGTTCGGCCCGGGCCTGCTTGAGGGGTGGCGGGCGGAGAAACTCGACCTGGCCCACGCCCCGCTCGCCCCCGGGTTCAACGGCATCTACTTCATATCGGTGCTCGAGGGGGGCGAGCGCGAGTTCACGTACTACCGCGCCGGCAGCGCCGCAAGCCACCTCGGGCCCGATGACGTTGACCCGGACTACATCGCCACGGCGAAGATCGTCCATGCCTCGGGCATCACCCAGGCGCTCTCTCCTTCGTGTCGCGCGGCGGTCAAGCGCGCGTTTGAGGTCGCCAAGCAGGCCGGCATCATGACGTCCTTCGACCCCAACCTTCGCCTCAAGCTGTGGACCCTGGAGCAGGCGCGCGAGGCGCTCGCCGAAGTGCTTCCCTTGGTTGATGTCATCCTGCCCGCCGCGCCGCAGGAGACGGGGGAACTCATCGGCATCGAAGACCCCGAGCAGGCCGCCAAGCACTTCCACGACAACGGCGTGGCGACGGTCGTCATCAAGATGGGACGCAGGGGATGTCTCGTAAGCGATGGCGACACCATGCGTCGCATACCCGCGCATCGGTCGCCGCTCGTGGTGGACACCACCGGGGCGGGCGACGCGTTCAACGGTGGCTTTCTCGCCGGCCTGTGCATGGGACACGATGCCATGAGCGGGGCAGGCGTGGGCGCGGCGATGGCGGGGCTCAAGGTGCGCGGCCGCGGGGCCGTCGCGTCGCTGCCGCGGCGTGCCGAGCTGCGCAAACACGTGCCGTGGCTGGGCGAGGTCTAG
- a CDS encoding neutral/alkaline non-lysosomal ceramidase N-terminal domain-containing protein, with translation MPRLIATFVLVLCVLTAAAVALPAQAALTAGAARADITPDVQAMAPVVQGGYGARMGKPAEGVHDPVYARALAISDGERRVCIVGMDLTGVPDKLHSDLVERLGDELGLDYGSLLVCATHTHSSQGNMSPVPPFIAAIFGPYNEKLYDFVRDRTEQAIREAISGMQPAEIGCATRQLPEFNHNRRDDQGNTMTDDQMTVLYAKTPDGGPIGMAVFYTAHATILDDDNMLISGDWPGAMERAIEFAVPGVVALHINGAEGDQSPSAKYGGTYASVQFYGADLARHAVELAQSAEAKSDCAVASAWVDFELPQPEVSPAFMEITGKEYNISKEMAESLMSQVTLSSIPISAIRVGDFVVAAMPGEAICELGLELKRRARDAGAAYAAIGGLAGRDVSYILNEEQYNRGGYEASMSFYGPRLGELLVDGLTELINEACAGIQSTRQ, from the coding sequence ATGCCTAGACTGATCGCGACTTTCGTGCTGGTGCTGTGCGTGCTCACTGCGGCGGCTGTTGCGCTGCCGGCGCAGGCCGCGCTGACGGCGGGCGCGGCGCGGGCGGACATCACGCCCGACGTGCAGGCCATGGCTCCGGTCGTGCAGGGCGGGTACGGCGCCCGCATGGGGAAGCCGGCCGAAGGTGTGCACGACCCCGTGTATGCGCGAGCGCTGGCGATCTCCGACGGGGAGCGGCGCGTGTGCATCGTCGGCATGGACCTGACCGGCGTCCCGGATAAGCTGCACAGCGATCTCGTCGAGCGGCTCGGTGACGAGCTGGGCCTGGACTACGGCTCGCTGCTCGTGTGCGCCACGCACACGCATTCGTCGCAGGGGAACATGAGCCCGGTACCGCCCTTCATCGCGGCCATTTTCGGCCCGTATAACGAGAAGCTCTATGACTTCGTCCGTGACCGCACAGAGCAGGCCATTCGCGAGGCGATATCCGGCATGCAGCCTGCGGAGATTGGCTGCGCAACACGCCAACTGCCGGAGTTCAATCACAACCGCCGCGACGACCAGGGCAATACGATGACCGATGACCAGATGACCGTGCTGTACGCGAAGACGCCCGACGGCGGACCCATCGGAATGGCCGTGTTCTACACCGCGCACGCGACGATTCTGGACGACGACAACATGCTCATCTCCGGCGACTGGCCGGGGGCGATGGAGCGCGCCATCGAGTTTGCCGTGCCGGGCGTGGTGGCACTGCATATCAACGGCGCGGAGGGCGACCAGTCGCCGTCCGCCAAGTACGGCGGCACCTATGCCTCCGTGCAGTTCTATGGCGCGGATCTCGCGCGACATGCGGTGGAGCTGGCGCAGTCGGCCGAGGCCAAGTCGGACTGCGCGGTCGCTTCGGCGTGGGTGGATTTCGAGTTGCCGCAGCCGGAGGTTTCGCCCGCGTTCATGGAGATAACCGGCAAGGAGTACAACATCAGCAAGGAGATGGCGGAGTCGCTCATGAGCCAGGTGACCCTGAGCAGCATTCCCATTTCGGCGATCCGCGTCGGCGACTTCGTCGTGGCGGCGATGCCCGGGGAGGCGATCTGCGAACTGGGCCTGGAGTTGAAGCGCCGCGCCAGGGATGCGGGCGCGGCATACGCTGCGATCGGCGGCCTCGCCGGCAGAGACGTGAGCTACATTCTCAACGAGGAGCAGTACAACCGCGGCGGGTACGAGGCGAGCATGTCATTCTATGGCCCCCGCCTTGGCGAGCTGCTGGTTGACGGCCTGACCGAGCTGATAAATGAGGCTTGTGCGGGCATACAGAGCACGCGGCAATAG
- a CDS encoding phenylacetate--CoA ligase: protein MAQAFFWNREVECLPRPELEKLQVERLRKVVTAASERVPLYRERLAQAGVTADDISSLDDLRGLPFTTKDDLRDSFPYGMFAVPMDQIVRIHASSGTTGKQTVVGYTRGDIGVWSEVMARTLGAGGTTAGDVCHNAYGYGLFTGGLGLHYGGETIGASVIPVSGGQTKRQVQIMQDFGSTVLCCTPSYALVIAEAAAELGVDVVKLPLRVGFFGAEPWTDGMRVEIEDKLAIDALDIYGLSEIIGPGVAYECLEKKGLHIAEDHFLPEVIDPATGEPLPPGERGELVFTTLTKEALPLIRYRTRDLTVLDDSPCACGRTCRRMQRVTGRSDDMLIIRGVNVFPSQIESVIVGIEGVSPHYLLVVDRKPGKMDELEVWIEISEETFSDEMKELERLEQRVLREIESILGLSVRVKLVEPKSIARSEGKAKRVVDRRELFK from the coding sequence ATGGCTCAGGCTTTCTTCTGGAATCGCGAGGTGGAGTGTCTGCCGCGCCCGGAGCTGGAGAAGCTCCAGGTCGAGCGCTTGCGCAAGGTCGTTACCGCAGCGTCGGAGCGCGTGCCCCTGTACCGTGAACGGCTGGCGCAGGCGGGCGTCACGGCAGATGACATCTCCTCGCTCGACGACCTCCGGGGCTTGCCGTTTACGACCAAGGACGACCTACGCGACAGCTTCCCGTACGGGATGTTCGCCGTGCCCATGGATCAGATCGTGCGCATCCATGCCTCGTCGGGCACGACGGGCAAGCAGACCGTAGTCGGCTACACTCGCGGCGACATCGGCGTGTGGTCGGAGGTGATGGCGCGCACCCTCGGGGCGGGCGGCACGACCGCCGGGGATGTCTGCCACAACGCGTACGGTTACGGCCTGTTCACCGGCGGCCTGGGGCTGCATTACGGAGGCGAGACCATCGGCGCCTCGGTCATTCCCGTCTCGGGCGGCCAGACCAAGCGCCAGGTGCAGATCATGCAGGACTTCGGCAGCACGGTGCTGTGCTGCACGCCCTCCTACGCGCTGGTGATTGCCGAAGCCGCCGCGGAACTTGGGGTGGATGTCGTCAAGCTGCCGCTGCGCGTCGGCTTCTTCGGAGCCGAGCCGTGGACCGACGGCATGCGGGTCGAGATCGAGGACAAGCTGGCGATAGACGCGCTGGACATCTACGGCCTGAGCGAGATTATCGGGCCTGGTGTCGCGTATGAGTGCCTCGAGAAGAAGGGGCTGCATATCGCCGAGGACCACTTCCTGCCGGAGGTGATTGACCCGGCTACGGGCGAGCCGCTGCCGCCGGGGGAGCGCGGCGAGCTGGTGTTTACGACGCTGACGAAGGAAGCGCTGCCGCTCATCCGGTATCGCACGCGGGACCTGACCGTGCTCGACGACAGCCCGTGCGCGTGCGGGCGCACGTGCCGGCGGATGCAGCGGGTGACGGGGCGCAGCGACGACATGCTCATCATCCGCGGCGTCAACGTGTTCCCGTCGCAGATCGAGAGCGTGATCGTCGGCATCGAGGGGGTGTCGCCTCACTACCTGCTCGTCGTTGACCGCAAGCCGGGCAAGATGGACGAGCTGGAGGTGTGGATCGAGATCTCCGAGGAGACCTTCTCGGACGAGATGAAGGAGTTGGAGCGCCTGGAGCAGCGGGTGCTGAGAGAGATCGAGAGCATCCTCGGCCTCTCGGTGCGGGTGAAGTTGGTGGAGCCGAAGAGCATTGCGCGCAGCGAAGGCAAAGCGAAGCGCGTGGTGGACCGGAGGGAGCTGTTCAAGTGA
- a CDS encoding ACT domain-containing protein → MNVSQLSVFLENKSGRLAEVTQVLAANDVNIRALCIAETIDYGVLRLIVNDPGRAKSVLAEHGFTVTETAVLVVELEDRPGGLAQVIKLLADQGINIEYLYAFLTRSEKAFVVFRLENIEEAAAALSAAGVRILTGAEIYGL, encoded by the coding sequence ATGAACGTAAGCCAGCTCTCGGTGTTCCTGGAGAATAAGTCGGGGCGCCTGGCCGAAGTGACGCAGGTGCTGGCCGCGAACGACGTCAACATCCGCGCACTGTGCATCGCGGAGACGATTGACTACGGCGTACTGCGATTGATCGTCAACGACCCCGGGCGGGCGAAGAGCGTCCTCGCGGAGCACGGGTTCACGGTGACCGAGACCGCCGTGTTGGTGGTGGAATTGGAGGATCGGCCGGGGGGGCTGGCGCAGGTAATCAAGCTGTTGGCCGACCAGGGCATCAACATCGAATACCTCTATGCGTTCCTGACGCGTTCCGAGAAAGCCTTCGTCGTCTTCCGGCTGGAGAACATCGAGGAAGCGGCGGCGGCGCTGTCCGCCGCCGGCGTGCGCATCCTGACCGGGGCCGAGATCTACGGTCTGTGA
- a CDS encoding ABC transporter substrate-binding protein, whose translation MKTRLLWTLTVIVLCAVVVAALATGCARKPPATQAEKEPYRIGAMFAVTGPASPLGEPERNTAQLLERQINAAGGIDGHPLEILIEDTAGEDTRAVMAANKFIDQNVLAVVGPSRSSTTLAILETLQKAEVPLISCAASVKITQPAADRKWVFKTPQSDAHAIDKLIEYMQANDMKRVGFIFVANAFGESGREQAEALLPEADIEIVAKETFGQEDTVMTTQVTNLAKAKPDAIICWGTNPGPARIAAAMYDMKVDIPLLQSHGVANRSFIELAGAGGDGVVLPAGRLIVAEQIPDADPQKQTLLEYAKAYEDEFGKPADTFGGHAWDAIQLVVKALREGSPGAAGSAGSDVEALRAQIRDSIEQTTGFVGIGGVFDFSPQDHNGLTRDAFVMVRIEDGEWTLIQ comes from the coding sequence ATGAAGACGAGACTGTTGTGGACGTTGACGGTGATCGTGCTGTGCGCGGTCGTCGTGGCAGCGTTAGCCACGGGCTGCGCGCGGAAACCGCCTGCGACGCAGGCGGAGAAGGAGCCGTATCGGATCGGCGCCATGTTCGCGGTGACCGGCCCGGCGTCGCCGCTCGGCGAGCCGGAGCGCAACACGGCGCAGTTGCTGGAGCGGCAGATCAACGCCGCAGGTGGGATTGACGGCCACCCGCTCGAGATCCTGATCGAGGATACGGCCGGCGAGGACACGCGCGCGGTGATGGCGGCGAACAAGTTCATTGATCAGAACGTGCTCGCCGTAGTGGGGCCGAGCCGCAGCAGCACGACGCTGGCCATCCTCGAGACCCTGCAGAAGGCCGAGGTGCCGCTGATCTCGTGCGCGGCCAGCGTCAAGATCACGCAGCCCGCCGCGGATCGCAAGTGGGTATTCAAGACGCCCCAGAGCGACGCGCACGCGATTGACAAACTGATTGAGTACATGCAGGCCAATGACATGAAGCGCGTGGGGTTCATCTTCGTCGCCAACGCGTTCGGCGAGAGCGGCCGCGAACAGGCGGAGGCGTTGTTGCCCGAGGCCGACATCGAGATCGTGGCCAAGGAGACGTTCGGCCAAGAGGACACGGTGATGACGACCCAGGTGACGAACCTGGCGAAGGCCAAGCCGGACGCGATCATCTGCTGGGGTACGAACCCCGGGCCCGCGCGCATCGCCGCAGCCATGTATGACATGAAGGTCGATATCCCGCTGCTCCAGAGCCATGGCGTTGCCAACCGAAGCTTCATCGAGCTTGCGGGGGCCGGCGGTGATGGGGTCGTGCTGCCAGCCGGGCGCCTGATCGTTGCGGAGCAGATTCCCGACGCCGACCCGCAGAAGCAGACGCTCCTGGAGTACGCCAAGGCGTACGAAGACGAGTTCGGCAAGCCTGCGGACACCTTCGGCGGGCATGCGTGGGACGCCATCCAGTTGGTTGTAAAGGCGCTGCGCGAAGGAAGCCCAGGTGCAGCTGGCTCCGCCGGATCTGACGTCGAGGCACTGCGGGCGCAGATTCGCGACAGCATCGAGCAGACGACCGGGTTCGTCGGCATCGGCGGCGTGTTCGACTTCTCGCCGCAGGACCACAACGGCCTGACCAGGGATGCGTTCGTCATGGTGCGCATCGAAGACGGCGAGTGGACGCTGATACAGTAG
- a CDS encoding branched-chain amino acid ABC transporter permease — MSIWSQILQYTFSGLTLGSIYAIIALGFTIIYNATEIINFAQGEFVMLGAMIMVSLHVVFGLPVWLAFPLSVGAVTVVGCLLERLALRSLRGSSILTMIIVTIGASIFLRGVAMTIWGRNAVLMPPISSRDAFFVGQASIMPQSLWVLCVTVFLVVGLAVFYSRTLVGKAMRAVAINRYGAQLVGISPSRMVFWSFALSAGLGATAGILIAPITMAVYNMGTMLGLKGFAAAIFGGLGSSGGAILAGVILGLLESFAGGFISSGYKDAVAFLILLGVLLLKPTGMLGGKVDAK, encoded by the coding sequence TTGAGCATCTGGTCTCAAATCCTGCAATACACCTTCTCCGGGCTGACCCTTGGCAGCATCTACGCCATCATCGCCCTCGGGTTCACCATCATCTACAACGCGACCGAGATCATCAACTTCGCCCAAGGTGAATTCGTCATGCTCGGCGCGATGATCATGGTGTCCCTGCACGTCGTATTCGGGCTTCCGGTGTGGCTCGCATTTCCGCTAAGCGTCGGGGCAGTGACGGTCGTCGGTTGTCTGCTGGAGCGTCTGGCGCTACGGTCGCTCCGCGGCAGCTCCATTCTGACCATGATAATCGTGACCATCGGGGCCTCGATCTTCCTGCGCGGGGTCGCGATGACTATCTGGGGGCGCAACGCCGTGCTGATGCCGCCGATCAGCTCGCGCGACGCCTTCTTCGTCGGACAGGCGTCGATCATGCCCCAGAGCCTATGGGTGCTGTGCGTCACCGTGTTCTTGGTTGTCGGCCTGGCGGTCTTCTACTCGCGGACCCTGGTCGGCAAGGCGATGCGTGCCGTGGCGATCAACCGCTACGGCGCGCAGCTCGTCGGCATCAGTCCGTCGCGCATGGTGTTCTGGTCGTTCGCGTTGAGCGCCGGCCTCGGCGCCACCGCCGGCATCCTCATCGCTCCCATTACGATGGCGGTGTACAACATGGGCACGATGCTCGGGCTCAAGGGCTTCGCCGCAGCCATCTTCGGCGGCTTGGGCAGCAGCGGCGGCGCCATCCTGGCGGGAGTCATCCTGGGGCTGCTGGAATCCTTCGCCGGCGGCTTCATATCCTCCGGCTACAAGGACGCGGTCGCGTTTCTCATTCTGCTCGGCGTACTCTTGCTGAAGCCGACCGGCATGCTCGGAGGAAAGGTGGACGCGAAGTGA